The following coding sequences are from one Salvelinus namaycush isolate Seneca chromosome 23, SaNama_1.0, whole genome shotgun sequence window:
- the LOC120018155 gene encoding protein NPAT-like — MLLPSDIARLVLGYMQQEGLCSTSQAFIRESPNLKEYAEHSSDDAAIPACVFSLFGKNLTTILNEYVTVKAKETIEETQIPVMMTSLWKKLDFTLNQIKSMQNSTAIIQNQRLHTRNGIVNMRGRQRALSSTQSPSSGFLSSLATPSAQGIGTPVCYSSQQTRPSPICGTQPQIQDGGRLLINVNRESPLQITVPDNRLTTGPLSPGRRKWRRGGGSSGSGGTGRANMAASSLTAEPQSEEAVTENFPQMLIQNARERILNDKSLQEKLAENINKILASDVSPQALKASCSTMEPDQSIDEILGLQGEIHMSNDVIQDILEQTESDPAFQALFDLFDYGKSKTSEDTEQGAGNVSNTTTENGETETRCIDGSPETGDPGTGPENSTCGQENRVTKSSQEPKSKKTRKSAPPVSSTSKATPGPSSRGLRRGAISTTPGPSSRGLRKGASSTTPGPSSRGLRRGAISTTPGPSSRGLRKGARSTTPAPSSRGLRKGASSTTPGPSSRGLRRGAISTTPAPSSRGLRKGASSTTPGPSSKGVRRGDIATRPSARIDQFTAAASSAAKDSDRVDSGSIFNPDVSGVDIDEPLNTPLDSIAPPDVFEPVRQESGTNRPASACNTPSSETRTVSAVKNILGNENTVGADGRQVMDNQASLLNSSPSLSNSMPMLDHSNKAPIQASNLPHRNITPPSSVGISQPLPQTIHSMAVPSTVTTTPAAPTFIPNPNPTGKEVDPSKIVALKIIISDEQEPSSDSALNQAVSSITGDRIPTIFLSSPTKSPAKAPALSSAPMNQEETVQAVSSLQRTEVLQPAETNPLSGKAGDVAALAGTSTALTQPGYYIQLPFDSATSTNSYILVTDTTATDPQSNKVILPSGAPQVQTVPPSSYTLVTPPRYSPGSRLIISSSVQPMLQSMVVPVSVVGQNNATQFSVVPNQLIAMPSPASAKQPAAVNTNPKLAPKDTTISGKTGASGSNMVTKQVHPQSSKSTGQQKVAVGSSPSHRRMLCFDGSAGETSTSKATATPVSPVQQVEKEIPKSASALLGRSRPKRRIETVRCTDNTQTSWTGTETEKSSTVQKQKEAAKKTPSKRDADQNARGQSASTSRSQSAGSSRTDASQSESRKRSQSADKKDDGGAGPKDAQSSRSSSSDHRLRSGSRKEKDACRQEPTEKSPAKEREGRTVKRTSSQDPPHVTANKENELEGGRREQQPTPAPRAFSPAPVGSQTSVPQACSSKIPSKTSPLTKQAAEMLHDIQGLNPPSTPPKRTGMGCLELPLPRTPGRLQESLYCPRTPARQRLDRDREGTPRHLVPPTTPDLPSCSPASEAGSENSINMAAHTLMILSRAAIARTGTPLKDSLRQEGAGAVTPVAFKSKKRKQPEPLASPPAKKDISGSSGSKKKTKKQQKLMDSFPDDLDVDKFLSSLHYDE; from the exons ATGTTGCTTCCGTCTGACATAGCGCGGCTCGTTTTAG GATACATGCAACAAGAGGGACTGTGTTCTACAAGCCAGGCATTCATTCGTGAAAGCCCCAATTTGAAGGAGTACGCAGAACACAGCTCAGATGATGCAGCTATTCCTGCTTGTGTGTTT TCCCTCTTTGGAAAAAACCTGACAACTATTTTGAATGAGTATGTTACTGTCAAAGCTAAAG AGACGATAGAAGAGACTCAGATACCTGTCATGATGACATCATTGTGGAAAAAGCTTGATTTcacactaaatcaaatcaa GTCTATGCAGAACTCCACAGCTATTATCCAGAATCAAAGAC TCCACACACGTAATGGGATCGTGAACATGAGGGGGCGACAGAGAGCCTTGTCATCAACACAGTCCCCCAGCTCTGGGTTTCTGTCATCGTTGGCCACCCCGTCGGCCCAGGGCATCGGCACCCCAGTCTGCTACAGCTCCCAGCAGACCAGACCCTCCCCCATCTGCGGCACACAGCcccagatccaagatggaggacgTCTGCTCATCAATGTGAACC GGGAGTCACCTTTGCAAATAACGGTTCCAGACAACCGGTTAACCACAGGACCATTATCCCCAGGGCGTCGGAAATG GAGGAGAGGTGGGGGCTCTAGTGGATCCGGTGGGACTGGAAGAGCCAACATGGCGGCCAGTAGCCTGACAGCAGAGCCCCAGAGTGAAGAGGCAGTCACAGAGAATTTCCCT CAAATGTTGATACAAAATGCAAGAGAGAGGATTCTAAATGACAAGTCTTTACAAGAGAAGCTTGCTGAAAACATCAACAAAATTCTAGCAAG TGATGTCAGTCCTCAGGCTTTAAAGGCATCATGCAGCACCATGGAGCCTGACCAGTCAATAGATGAAATTCTGGGCCTGCAG GGGGAGATTCATATGTCTAATGATGTTATACAAGACATCTTGGAGCAGACAGAGTCCGACCCAGCCTTCCAGGCTCTTTTTGACCTCTTTGATTACG GCAAAAGCAAAACCAGTGAGGATACTGAACAAGGAGCTGGGAACGTGAGCAATACCACCACAGAGAATGGTGAGACTGAGACTAGATGTATTGACGGCTCTCCTGAGACTGGAGACCCAG GCACTGGGCCTGAAAACTCGACATGTGGACAAGAAAATAGAGTAACAAAGTCCAGTCAAGAGCCCAAGAGTAAGAAAACAAGGAAATCTGCACCTCCTGTTTCAAGCACTTCAAAGGCAACTCCAGGACCCAGTAGCAGAGGGTTGAGAAGGGGAGCTATCTCAACAACTCCTGGACCCAGTAGCAGAGGGTTGAGAAAGGGAGCTAGCTCTACAACTCCTGGACCCAGTAGCAGAGGGTTGAGAAGGGGAGCTATCTCAACAACTCCTGGACCCAGTAGCAGAGGGTTGAGAAAGGGAGCTAGGTCTACAACTCCTGCACCCAGTAGCAGAGGGTTGAGAAAGGGAGCTAGCTCAACAACTCCTGGACCCAGTAGCAGAGGGTTGAGAAGGGGAGCTATCTCAACAACTCCTGCACCCAGTAGCAGAGGGTTGAGAAAGGGAGCTAGCTCAACAACTCCTGGACCCAGTAGCAAAGGGGTGAGAAGGGGAGATATTGCAACTCGACCCTCAGCACGTATTGATCAATTTACCGCCGCTGCTTCTTCTGCCGCAAAGGACTCTGATAGGGTTGACTCAGGCTCCATCTTTAATCCGGATGTATCAGGTGTGGATATAGATGAACCTCTGAATACCCCTCTTGACAGTATAGCTCCGCCAGATGTCTTTgagccagtcagacaggagagtgGAACAAATCGTCCGGCGTCAGCATGCAACACACCTTCATCTGAAACCAGGACGGTCTCTGCTGTGAAAAACATATTAGGCAATGAGAACACAGTGGGGGCTGATGGTAGACAAGTGATGGATAACCAAGCTTCACTTCTTAACTCTTCACCTTCCCTGTCCAATTCCATGCCAATGCTGGATCACTCAAACAAGGCTCCCATACAGGCCTCTAACCTGCCTCATAGAAATATTACCCCTCCCAGCAGTGTAGGAATTTCACAACCTCTACCACAGACCATACACTCTATGGCTGTCCCCTCAACAGTTACAACAACTCCTGCTGCCCCAACCTTCATCCCAAACCCCAACCCTACAGGCAAGGAAGTAGACCCCAGTAAGATTGTGGCCCTGAAGATCATAATCAGCGATGAGCAGGAGCCCTCCAGTGACTCAGCCCTGAACCAGGCTGTATCCAGCATCACTGGGGACAGGATCCCCaccatcttcctctcctcccccaccaaGTCACCTGCTAAGGCCCCGGCCCTCAGTAGCGCCCCCATGAATCAGGAGGAGACTGTGCAGGCGGTGAGCAGCTTACAGAGGACAGAAGTCCTCCAGCCAGCAGAGACCAATCCTCTTAGTGGGAAAGCAGGGGATGTGGCAGCATTGGCAGGGACGTCAACTGCGTTGACACAGCCTGGCTACTACATTCAGCTGCCCTTTGATTCAGCCACATCCACCAACAGCTACATCTTAGTGACAGACACAACAGCCACAGACCCCCAGTCCAACAAGGTGATATTACCCAGTGGCGCCCCACAGGTACAGACTGTACCCCCTTCCTCATATACTCTGGTCACTCCACCCCGCTATTCCCCTG GATCTAGACTCATCATATCTTCATCAGTTCAGCCCATGCTGCAAAGCATGGTGGTTCCTGTATCTGTTGTTGGGCAGAACAATGCAACACAGTTCTCCGTAGTTCCTAATCAG ttgATAGCCATGCCTAGCCCTGCTTCAGCAAAGCAGCCAGCAGCAGTGAATACCAACCCTAAACTGGCTCCCAAGGATACCACAATCTCGG GAAAAACGGGAGCTTCTGGATCGAATATGGTTACAAAGCAGGTCCACCCGCAATCCTCTAAAAGCACAGGGCAGCAGAAGGTAGCAGTTGGCTCGAGCCCCAGCCATAGGAGGATGCTTTGCTTTGATGGGTCTGCTGGTGAAACTTCTACCTCCAAAGCTACAGCTACTCCTGTATCACCTGTCCAACAGGTGGAGAAAGAGATACCTAAATCTGCCTCTGCTCTCTTGGGGAGAAGCAGGCCAAAAAGGAGAATAGAGACTGTAAGATGTACagacaacactcagacatcatggACCGGAACAGAGACGGAGAAATCCTCCACTGTCCAAAAGCAGAAAGAAGCTGCGAAAAAGACCCCTTCAAAGAGGGACGCAGATCAAAATGCTAGAGGTCAAAGTGCAAGTACCAGTAGATCTCAGAGTGCTGGTAGCAGTAGGACTGATGCCTCACAGTCAGAGTCCAGGAAGAGATCTCAATCAGCAGACAAGAAGGATGATGGTGGAGCAGGACCTAAGGATGCCCAGAGCTCCAGGTCCTCTTCCTCTGATCACAGACTGAGATCAGGGAGCAGGAAAGAGAAAGACGCATGTAGACAAGAGCCTACTGAGAAATCTCCTGCCAAGGAGCGGGAGGGACGGACAGTGAAAAGGACATCTTCTCAGGACCCCCCTCATGTCACTGCCAATAAGGAGAATGAGCTGGAGGGGGGAAGGCGAGAGCAGCAGCCCACACCAGCACCAAGAGCATTCAGCCCGGCCCCAGTGGGCTCACAAACCTCTGTCCCTCAGGCTTGCTCCAGCAAAATCCCCTCCAAGACCAGCCCACTGACCAAGCAGGCAGCTGAAATGCTCCACGACATCCAGGGTCTAaaccctccctccacccctcctaaGAGGACAGGCATGGGCTGTCTGGAGCTGCCTCTTCCTCGGACCCCTGGCCGTCTCCAGGAGTCTCTATACTGCCCCAGGACCCCTGCACGTCAGAggctggacagagacagagagggcacCCCCAGGCACCTGGTCCCTCCCACCACCCCGGACCTTCCCTCCTGCAGCCCAGCCAGCGAAGCAGGGAGTGAAAACAGCATCAACATGGCGGCTCACACACTGATGATCCTATCCCGAGCCGCCATTGCCAGGACAGGCACCCCACTGAAAGACAGCTTGCGCCAGGAGGGGGCTGGAGCAGTGACCCCTGTAGCCTTCAAGAGCAAGAAGCGCAAGCAGCCTGAGCCCCTGGCCAGCCCGCCAGCAAAGAAAGATATCTCAGGTTCATCTGGCAGTAAAAAGAAAACAAAG AAACAGCAGAAACTAATGGATTCCTTCCCCGATGACTTGGATGTGGATAAGTTCCTGTCTTCACTGCATTATGATGAGTGA